A genomic region of Pseudomonas frederiksbergensis contains the following coding sequences:
- a CDS encoding cytochrome c oxidase subunit 3 gives MSTSAEARGVSRGHLPGDLAMWFFILAELSVFAILILAFAVTQALKPQMFGESRQLLNTSTGLAMTLSLLTAGLFAALAQEQIRYSRPRHGAIFLLAALLAASVYVVLKLTEYRHLLGAGLGMEHNTFFTLYWILTGFHFLHVLLGMFILGWLAERCRRGLHNASNRSGFESGVLYWHMVDLIWVVLFPLVYVLN, from the coding sequence ATGTCCACTTCGGCTGAAGCCAGGGGTGTTTCCCGTGGCCACCTGCCAGGCGATCTGGCGATGTGGTTTTTCATTCTGGCCGAGCTGTCGGTGTTCGCCATCCTGATTCTGGCGTTCGCCGTGACCCAGGCACTCAAACCGCAAATGTTCGGCGAAAGCCGTCAGTTGCTCAACACCTCTACCGGCCTGGCGATGACCCTGAGTCTGCTCACCGCAGGGCTGTTCGCTGCACTGGCTCAAGAGCAAATCAGGTACTCACGACCCCGCCACGGCGCCATCTTCCTGTTGGCAGCGTTGCTGGCCGCCAGTGTCTACGTGGTGCTGAAGCTCACTGAATACCGACATTTGCTGGGTGCCGGGTTGGGGATGGAGCACAACACGTTTTTCACCCTCTACTGGATTCTCACCGGTTTTCATTTTCTCCACGTATTGCTCGGCATGTTCATTCTCGGCTGGCTGGCCGAGCGCTGTCGCCGTGGCCTGCACAATGCGAGCAACCGCAGTGGGTTTGAATCGGGTGTGCTGTATTGGCACATGGTCGATCTGATCTGGGTCGTGCTTTTTCCACTGGTCTACGTTTTGAATTGA
- a CDS encoding c-type cytochrome: MSETFTKGMARNIYFGGSVFFFLIFLALTYHTEQTFPARTNEAQLSESVVRGKLVWEQNNCVGCHTLLGEGAYFAPELGNVFQRRGGEEGFKPFLHAWMKMQPLGVPGRRAMPQFNLSGQEVDDIAEFLKWSSKINTNGWPPNKEG, encoded by the coding sequence ATGTCAGAGACCTTCACAAAAGGCATGGCCAGGAATATCTACTTCGGGGGAAGTGTCTTCTTCTTCCTGATATTCCTGGCCTTGACCTATCACACGGAACAGACCTTTCCCGCCCGCACCAATGAAGCGCAGCTAAGCGAGTCAGTGGTGCGCGGCAAGTTGGTCTGGGAGCAAAACAACTGCGTCGGCTGCCACACGTTACTGGGCGAGGGCGCCTACTTTGCGCCTGAGTTGGGCAACGTGTTCCAGCGTCGCGGCGGGGAGGAGGGCTTCAAGCCTTTCCTGCATGCCTGGATGAAAATGCAGCCGTTGGGCGTACCGGGCCGGCGAGCGATGCCTCAGTTCAACTTGAGTGGCCAGGAGGTGGATGACATCGCCGAGTTCCTCAAATGGAGCTCGAAAATCAACACCAATGGCTGGCCGCCAAACAAGGAGGGCTAA
- a CDS encoding cytochrome C oxidase subunit IV family protein: MSASSFLLACWTALATLSVCTVVLAQVGATWRLSIAILLVAVGKAWLIADGFMEMRRAPRLWRRLILSWALVLAAVVGLTLIL; the protein is encoded by the coding sequence GTGTCAGCTTCCAGTTTTCTGTTGGCCTGCTGGACAGCGCTGGCCACGTTAAGTGTCTGCACGGTGGTGCTGGCACAGGTGGGCGCGACGTGGCGGCTGTCCATTGCCATCTTGCTGGTGGCGGTCGGCAAGGCCTGGCTGATCGCCGACGGCTTCATGGAGATGCGTCGGGCGCCGCGACTGTGGCGCCGGTTGATACTGAGCTGGGCGCTGGTGTTGGCGGCAGTGGTGGGCTTGACCCTGATCCTGTGA